A genomic region of Nostoc sp. UHCC 0702 contains the following coding sequences:
- the hetR gene encoding heterocyst differentiation master regulator HetR produces the protein MSNDVDLIKQLGPSAMDQIMLYLAFSAMRTSGHRHGAFLDAAATAAKCAIYMTYLEQGQNLRMTGHLHHLEPKRVKIIVEEVRQALTEGKLLKMLGSQEPRYLIQLPYVWMEKYPWQPGRSRVPGTSLTSEEKRQIEQKLPSNLPDAQLVTSFEFLELIEFLHKRSQEGLPPEHQMVLSEALAEHIKRRLLYSGTVTRIDSPWGMPFYALTRPFYAPADDQERTYIMVEDTARYFRMMKDWAERRPNAMRALEELDIPPEKWDQAMEELDEIIRAWADRYHQSGGIPMILQMVFGRKED, from the coding sequence ATGAGTAACGACGTAGATCTGATCAAACAACTCGGCCCCAGTGCGATGGATCAGATTATGCTTTATCTGGCTTTTAGTGCCATGCGGACAAGTGGGCACAGGCATGGGGCATTCTTAGATGCAGCAGCAACGGCAGCTAAGTGTGCAATTTACATGACCTATCTAGAGCAGGGGCAAAACCTCCGGATGACGGGGCATTTGCACCACTTAGAGCCAAAACGGGTAAAAATCATCGTTGAGGAAGTCAGACAGGCATTAACAGAGGGCAAACTGTTGAAGATGCTAGGTTCTCAAGAACCTCGGTATCTGATTCAGTTGCCTTATGTTTGGATGGAAAAGTATCCTTGGCAACCTGGGCGATCGCGCGTACCTGGTACAAGTTTAACAAGTGAAGAAAAAAGACAAATTGAGCAAAAATTACCTAGCAATCTGCCCGATGCTCAGTTAGTCACATCCTTTGAATTTCTAGAGTTGATTGAATTTCTGCACAAGCGATCGCAAGAAGGTTTACCACCTGAGCATCAGATGGTTTTAAGTGAAGCCTTAGCCGAACATATTAAGCGCCGTCTGTTATATTCAGGTACAGTCACCCGCATTGATTCTCCTTGGGGAATGCCCTTCTACGCTCTGACTCGTCCTTTTTATGCACCAGCAGACGACCAAGAGCGTACCTACATTATGGTCGAAGACACTGCTCGGTATTTCCGGATGATGAAAGATTGGGCAGAACGGCGGCCAAATGCTATGCGTGCTTTAGAAGAGCTGGATATTCCACCAGAAAAATGGGATCAGGCCATGGAAGAATTGGATGAAATTATCCGCGCTTGGGCAGATAGATATCACCAAAGCGGCGGCATTCCAATGATTTTACAGATGGTTTTTGGTAGGAAAGAAGACTGA
- the rpsD gene encoding 30S ribosomal protein S4, producing the protein MSRYRGPRLRIVRRLGDLPGLTRKSARRAYPPGQHGQNRKKRSEYAIRLEEKQKLRMNYGLTEKQLLRYVRKARRVTGSTGQVLLQLLEMRLDNTIFRLGMAPTIPAARQLVNHGHVTVNGRVVNIASYQVRPGEVIAVRDREQSKKLVESNLQYPGLANLPSHLEFDKNKLVGKVNGVIEREWVALQVNELLVVEYYSRQA; encoded by the coding sequence ATGTCCCGATATCGAGGGCCACGCCTCAGAATTGTACGTCGCTTGGGCGACTTACCAGGATTAACTCGTAAAAGCGCCAGACGCGCTTATCCGCCAGGCCAGCACGGCCAAAACCGCAAGAAACGTTCTGAGTATGCTATCCGTCTAGAGGAAAAGCAAAAACTCCGGATGAACTATGGTCTGACTGAAAAGCAACTGCTGCGCTATGTACGTAAAGCTAGACGTGTGACTGGTTCTACCGGGCAAGTGCTGCTACAACTGCTAGAAATGCGCTTGGATAATACCATTTTCCGCTTGGGTATGGCTCCCACCATTCCAGCAGCACGTCAGCTAGTGAATCACGGTCATGTGACGGTTAATGGTCGTGTAGTGAATATTGCCAGCTACCAGGTTCGTCCTGGTGAAGTAATTGCTGTCCGGGATCGAGAACAATCGAAGAAGTTGGTAGAATCCAATTTGCAATATCCCGGCTTGGCTAACCTTCCCAGTCATCTGGAGTTTGACAAAAACAAATTGGTTGGCAAAGTTAACGGTGTGATTGAGCGTGAATGGGTGGCACTGCAAGTTAACGAACTACTTGTGGTGGAATACTACTCACGTCAAGCTTAA